One Carassius carassius chromosome 20, fCarCar2.1, whole genome shotgun sequence DNA segment encodes these proteins:
- the LOC132096670 gene encoding cell division cycle protein 20 homolog, with amino-acid sequence MSHFGFENDIHSVLRLDMPITNAPIARWQRKASTSSSTNTNSLSPNKSVNRSVSLSKTPSKTPGKTGKTQNTPSKAGGDRFIPTRNNKQLDVASFLISKENEPMEKIASTTAPKQKAWSVTLNGYDIEEAKILHLGGKPLNAPEGYQNNLKVLYSQVPTPVSIKKSRYISSVPERILDAPDIKNDFYLNLMDWGRQNLLAVGLANHVYLWDAGAGDIVLLKKMEDDGEHICSVSWSKDGNFLAIGTSDCKVELWDVQYQKRLRSMDGHLARVSCLCWNDHVLSSGSRSGLIHQHDVRVADHHIFTFGGHTQEVCGITWSPDGKYLASGGNDNMVYIWPMTTGSEYQAIHSLNEHQGAVKALAWCPWQPNILASGGGTSDRHIRIWNANSGSCISALDTCSQVSSLVFAPNYKELVSGHGFAHDKVIIWKYPSLSKVAELEGHEDRVLNLALSPDASTVASVSADETIRLWKSFEKDAVKKPKSTSSIIQQHIR; translated from the exons atgtcccATTTTGGGTTTGAGAATGACATCCACAGCGTCCTCCGTCTGGACATGCCCATCACAAACGCCCCAATTGCGAGATGGCAAAGGAAAGCCAGCACATCCAGCTCGACCAACACAAACTCCCTCTCACCGAACAAGAGTGTCAACCGTTCAGTGAGCCTTTCCAAAACCCCCAGCAAAACACCAG GAAAGACCGGCAAGACCCAAAACACGCCCTCTAAGGCAGGAGGAGATCGATTCATCCCAACAAGGAATAACAAACAATTAGATGTAGCTAGTTTTCTTATTTCCAAAGAAAACGAGCCAATGGAAAAAATCGCATCCACTACAGCA CCAAAACAAAAAGCTTGGTCTGTGACACTAAATGGATATGACATTGAGGAAGCAAAGATCTTGCATTTAGGAGGAAAACCACTGAATGCCCCTGAAG GTTATCAGAATAATTTAAAGGTTCTCTACAGCCAGGTGCCCACACCGGTCTCTATTAAGAAGAGCCGGTACATTTCATCGGTTCCAGAGCGGATTCTAGATGCCCCTGATATCAAAAATGACTTCT ATCTAAACCTGATGGATTGGGGAAGGCAGAACTTGTTGGCAGTTGGCCTTGCCAACCATGTTTATTTGTGGGATGCTGGTGCCGGGGACATTGTTTTATTGAAGAAAATGGAGGATGATGGCGAGCACATCTGCTCCGTCTCTTGGAGCAAAGATGGCAATTTCTTGGCCATTGGGACAAGTGATTGTAAAGTTGAG CTATGGGATGTTCAGTACCAAAAGCGTCTCCGCAGCATGGATGGCCATTTGGCAAGGGTTAGTTGCTTGTGTTGGAACGATCATGTTTTGTCCAG TGGCTCCAGGTCTGGTTTGATTCATCAGCATGATGTCCGGGTAGCAGACCACCACATCTTTACCTTTGGGGGACACACTCAGGAAGTCTGTGGCATTACATGGTCCCCGGATGGGAAATATTTAGCTAGTGGTGGTAATGACAACATGGTGTACATTTGGCCAATGACAACTGGTTCAGAGTATCAAGCCATCCATTCTCTAAATGAACACCAGGGAGCAGTCAAG GCTTTGGCATGGTGCCCTTGGCAGCCTAACATCCTTGCATCGGGAGGTGGCACCAGTGACCGTCACATTCGCATCTGGAATGCAAATAGTGGTTCTTGTATCAGTGCCTTAGATACTTGTTCACAG GTATCATCTCTTGTTTTTGCACCAAATTACAAAGAGTTGGTGTCTGGTCATGGTTTTGCTCATGATAAGGTTATCATCTGGAAATACCCCTCGCTCAGTAAAGTTGCAGAGCTTGAAG GACATGAAGACCGGGTCCTCAACTTGGCGCTCAGTCCAGATGCTTCGACTGTGGCTTCGGTTTCTGCTGATGAAACCATTCGACTTTGGAAGAGTTTTGAAAAGGATGCTGTCAAGAAACCCAAGTCTACTAGCAGCATCATTCAGCAACATATTCGATAA
- the LOC132096671 gene encoding elongation of very long chain fatty acids protein 1-like, giving the protein MFQEVLSNILKIYDHILKRTDARVRDYPLMQNPIEMTFILLGYVIFVLYVGPRYMANRKPFHLKAAMIVYNFSMVAFNAYIVYEFLMSGWGTTYTWRCDLCDPSSSPEALRMVRVAWLFYFSKYIELLDTVFFVLRKKHNQVTFLHIFHHSVLPWTWWWGITLTPAGGMGSFHAMVNASVHVIMYTYYGLAAAGPRFQKYLWWKKYMTAIQLIQFVLLTVHISQYYFMEKCEYQVPIFIHLILIYGIFFFVLFSNFWIQAYIKGKRLPASTEDKPKQNGITTVIEPVVVANGKHLENGTVHYTNGFAHNGKVKEV; this is encoded by the exons ATGTTTCAAGAGGTGCTTTCAAACATCTTGAAGATCTACGACCATATTCTGAAAAGAACTG ATGCCAGGGTGCGAGATTATCCGCTGATGCAGAATCCCATTGAGATGACGTTCATCTTGCTGGGATACGTGATCTTCGTTTTATATGTGGGACCACGATACATGGCCAATCGGAAACCTTTCCACCTCAAAGCAGCTATGATTGTCTATAATTTCTCAATGGTGGCCTTCAACGCCTACATTGTTTATGAG TTCCTGATGTCTGGCTGGGGAACTACGTACACCTGGAGATGTGACCTCTGTGACCCCTCCAGCAGTCCTGAAGCTCTCAGA ATGGTTCGGGTGGCCTGGTTGTTCTATTTTTCCAAATATATTGAACTTCTAGATACG GTGTTTTTTGTGTTGAGAAAGAAGCACAATCAGGTGACGTTCCTGCATATCTTTCATCATTCGGTCTTACCCTGGACCTGGTGGTGGGGCATCACTCTTACTCCTG CGGGTGGCATGGGTTCTTTTCATGCTATGGTGAACGCATCTGTCCATGTCATCATGTACACCTACTATGGTCTGGCTGCTGCAGGACCACGCTTCCAGAAGTATCTGTGGTGGAAAAAGTACATGACTGCAATCCAACTG ATTCAGTTTGTGCTGTTGACTGTCCATATCTCTCAGTATTACTTTATGGAAAAGTGTGAATACCAAGTTCCCATCTTCATTCATCTCATCTTGATCTATGGCATCTTTTTCTTCGTCCTCTTCTCCAATTTCTGGATCCAGGCCTACATAAAGGGAAAGCGACTACCTGCTTCCACTGAGGACAAACCCAAACAGAACGGCATTACCACTGTAATTGAGCCAGTGGTAGTGGCCAATGGCAAACACTTGGAAAATGGCACTGTGCACTACACTAATGGATTTGCCCACAATGGGAAAGTGAAGGAGGTCTAA